One genomic region from Salvia hispanica cultivar TCC Black 2014 chromosome 2, UniMelb_Shisp_WGS_1.0, whole genome shotgun sequence encodes:
- the LOC125204307 gene encoding glutamate receptor 2.8-like isoform X3, which produces MLLFMCFCIGPSTGFNATAAKANVGVVLDLDTTLGKICKTCISMAIEDFYSNRDYNTMIEPHFRDSRSDLVTAASAAIDLLKNAEVMAIIGPQKSFQAEFVIDIGDKVEVPIISPATSPSVSPKDSSYFIRSAWCSSSQVRAIAAIVKKFGWREVVFVYEDTNYGSGLVPYLTVDLLKSNAVVSHQSVIPANATEDRIRQELFKLMKMRTRVFVVHMLPGLASRFFNVAKEAGMMDKGYAWLIADVLTSLLDSMDPQTMEAMQGVLGVKAYVPESVKLIDFKKRWRKRFHTENPEMNRTELNVLGLWAYDSIAVLAEAIERAGVTSPQFNRSVDSGNLTDLDSIGTSLAGPSLVGWIRNHTSKGLSGDFNISNGELQPSAFEIVNVNGKKEIPVGFWTEHCGISRELKPDDHQDNCSTGNTNLDPIVWPGKETKVPKGWEIAVSGEKFRVGIPAKTSFREFSVVEKNEETGVVEAKGFCIDVFEAVWEKIPYHVPVEYVPYDTTDGGYNELSQKMDEERRQQGLDALVGDLTVTASRSEHVDFTVPYTESGVAILVPIRANEGKNAWIFMKPLTTGLWLTIGTFFVYTGFVVWVLEHRVNKAFQGPPNQQVGMIFWFSFSTLVFAHREKVTSNLTRFVVIIWVFVVLVLTSSYTANLSSMLTVYQLQPKINDVNDLVKNGEFVGYQLGSFVRGFLTNNGILPSSSLKSYSTVDQFHEALSKGSRNGGVGAVIDELPYIRLLLSKHCDKYTIIGISKGFATGF; this is translated from the exons ATGCTTCTGTTTATGTGCTTTTGCATTGGCCCTTCGACCGGTTTCAATGCAACGGCTGCAAAGGCTAATGTAGGAGTGGTTCTTGATCTTGACACTACTCTTGGAAAGATATGCAAGACTTGCATCTCTATGGCGATTGAAGATTTCTACTCCAACCGCGATTACAACACCATGATCGAGCCTCATTTCAGAGACTCGAGGAGTGATCTTGTCACTGCAGCTTCTGCAG CTATAGATTTGTTAAAGAATGCTGAAGTGATGGCGATTATCGGGCCTCAAAAATCCTTTCAAGCAGAGTTCGTGATAGATATTGGTGACAAGGTGGAAGTTCCAATAATATCTCCAGCAACGAGCCCGTCCGTATCGCCTAAAGACTCATCATACTTCATAAGATCAGCATGGTGTTCCTCTTCTCAGGTCAGAGCAATTGCAGCAATTGTGAAGAAATTCGGTTGGAGGGAGGTTGTTTTTGTGTACGAGGACACCAACTATGGAAGCGGATTAGTGCCGTATTTGACTGTTGATCTGCTAAAGAGCAATGCTGTGGTCTCACACCAAAGTGTTATTCCTGCTAATGCAACAGAGGATCGAATCCGACAGGAGCTCTTCAAATTGATGAAGATGAGGACGAGAGTGTTCGTGGTTCATATGCTGCCAGGTCTTGCATCCCGTTTCTTCAACGTGGCGAAAGAAGCAGGGATGATGGACAAGGGGTATGCTTGGTTAATAGCTGACGTGCTCACGAGTCTCTTGGATTCTATGGATCCACAGACTATGGAGGCGATGCAAGGTGTACTAGGCGTGAAGGCTTACGTTCCAGAATCCGTTAAGCTTATAGACTTTAAAAAGAGATGGAGAAAGAGGTTTCACACAGAGAATCCGGAGATGAACAGAACAGAACTCAATGTCCTTGGGCTGTGGGCTTATGACAGCATCGCAGTTTTGGCAGAGGCAATTGAACGAGCTGGTGTGACATCCCCGCAGTTCAATAGATCGGTTGATAGTGGAAATTTGACGGATTTGGATTCAATAGGAACATCATTGGCTGGACCATCACTTGTTGGTTGGATCAGAAACCACACGTCCAAAGGGCTGAGTGGTGATTTTAACATAAGTAACGGTGAACTGCAACCGTCTGCATTTGAGATAGTTAATGTGAATGGCAAGAAAGAAATCCCAGTTGGATTCTGGACCGAACACTGTGGAATCTCAAGGGAGCTTAAGCCAGATGATCATCAAGATAATTGCTCGACCGGAAACACAAATCTCGACCCCATTGTGTGGCCAGGGAAAGAAACTAAAGTGCCTAAAGGGTGGGAAATTGCTGTGAGTGGGGAAAAGTTTAGAGTTGGAATTCCAGCAAAAACTAGTTTCAGGGAATTCAGTGTAGTTGAAAAGAATGAAGAAACAGGTGTCGTTGAAGCAAAGGGTTTCTGCATTGATGTTTTCGAAGCGGTATGGGAAAAAATCCCGTATCATGTCCCAGTTGAGTATGTTCCATACGATACCACAGATGGAGGTTATAATGAACTATCTCAGAAAATGGACGAAGAG AGACGACAACAGGGTCTTGATGCATTGGTGGGAGATCTAACGGTCACAGCTAGCAGATCCGAGCATGTAGATTTCACAGTTCCTTACACAGAATCTGGAGTTGCCATCCTTGTCCCAATCAGGGCTAACGAGGGGAAGAATGCTTGGATATTTATGAAACCTCTAACAACCGGCCTTTGGCTAACCATTGGCACGTTCTTTGTCTACACTGGATTTGTCGTTTGGGTTCTTGAGCATCGCGTAAATAAAGCATTCCAGGGTCCACCTAACCAGCAAGTTGGCATGATATTTTGGTTCTCATTCTCAACGCTTGTTTTTGCACACA GGGAGAAAGTGACGAGCAACTTGACAAGATTTGTGGTGATCATATGGGTGTTCGTGGTGCTGGTTTTGACGTCAAGTTACACTGCAAACTTGTCGTCCATGCTAACAGTATATCAACTGCAGCCTAAAATTAACGACGTGAATGACCTGGTAAAGAATGGAGAGTTTGTTGGATATCAATTGGGCTCCTTTGTTAGAGGATTCTTGACAAACAATGGCATTCTTCCGTCCTCAAGCCTGAAAAGCTACAGCACCGTGGATCAATTCCACGAAGCTCTCTCCAAAGGCAGCAGAAATGGAGGAGTAGGCGCGGTTATTGATGAACTCCCTTACATCAGGCTTCTCCTTTCAAAGCACTGCGACAAGTATACCATAATCG GCATTTCCAAAGGGTTCGCCACTGGTTTTTGA
- the LOC125204307 gene encoding glutamate receptor 2.8-like isoform X1, translating into MLLFMCFCIGPSTGFNATAAKANVGVVLDLDTTLGKICKTCISMAIEDFYSNRDYNTMIEPHFRDSRSDLVTAASAAIDLLKNAEVMAIIGPQKSFQAEFVIDIGDKVEVPIISPATSPSVSPKDSSYFIRSAWCSSSQVRAIAAIVKKFGWREVVFVYEDTNYGSGLVPYLTVDLLKSNAVVSHQSVIPANATEDRIRQELFKLMKMRTRVFVVHMLPGLASRFFNVAKEAGMMDKGYAWLIADVLTSLLDSMDPQTMEAMQGVLGVKAYVPESVKLIDFKKRWRKRFHTENPEMNRTELNVLGLWAYDSIAVLAEAIERAGVTSPQFNRSVDSGNLTDLDSIGTSLAGPSLVGWIRNHTSKGLSGDFNISNGELQPSAFEIVNVNGKKEIPVGFWTEHCGISRELKPDDHQDNCSTGNTNLDPIVWPGKETKVPKGWEIAVSGEKFRVGIPAKTSFREFSVVEKNEETGVVEAKGFCIDVFEAVWEKIPYHVPVEYVPYDTTDGGYNELSQKMDEERRQQGLDALVGDLTVTASRSEHVDFTVPYTESGVAILVPIRANEGKNAWIFMKPLTTGLWLTIGTFFVYTGFVVWVLEHRVNKAFQGPPNQQVGMIFWFSFSTLVFAHREKVTSNLTRFVVIIWVFVVLVLTSSYTANLSSMLTVYQLQPKINDVNDLVKNGEFVGYQLGSFVRGFLTNNGILPSSSLKSYSTVDQFHEALSKGSRNGGVGAVIDELPYIRLLLSKHCDKYTIIGPIYPTSGLGFAFPKGSPLVFDVSREILRLKEDKDLMMRITKKWLGDEKECPNADGALSTSQRLNLDSFKGLFVIAGVSSTLALAIFLSHFLYENRYVLESTVSRKEKLLGLARIFSREKDELLSPKETRCPDCGVEQQQVQP; encoded by the exons ATGCTTCTGTTTATGTGCTTTTGCATTGGCCCTTCGACCGGTTTCAATGCAACGGCTGCAAAGGCTAATGTAGGAGTGGTTCTTGATCTTGACACTACTCTTGGAAAGATATGCAAGACTTGCATCTCTATGGCGATTGAAGATTTCTACTCCAACCGCGATTACAACACCATGATCGAGCCTCATTTCAGAGACTCGAGGAGTGATCTTGTCACTGCAGCTTCTGCAG CTATAGATTTGTTAAAGAATGCTGAAGTGATGGCGATTATCGGGCCTCAAAAATCCTTTCAAGCAGAGTTCGTGATAGATATTGGTGACAAGGTGGAAGTTCCAATAATATCTCCAGCAACGAGCCCGTCCGTATCGCCTAAAGACTCATCATACTTCATAAGATCAGCATGGTGTTCCTCTTCTCAGGTCAGAGCAATTGCAGCAATTGTGAAGAAATTCGGTTGGAGGGAGGTTGTTTTTGTGTACGAGGACACCAACTATGGAAGCGGATTAGTGCCGTATTTGACTGTTGATCTGCTAAAGAGCAATGCTGTGGTCTCACACCAAAGTGTTATTCCTGCTAATGCAACAGAGGATCGAATCCGACAGGAGCTCTTCAAATTGATGAAGATGAGGACGAGAGTGTTCGTGGTTCATATGCTGCCAGGTCTTGCATCCCGTTTCTTCAACGTGGCGAAAGAAGCAGGGATGATGGACAAGGGGTATGCTTGGTTAATAGCTGACGTGCTCACGAGTCTCTTGGATTCTATGGATCCACAGACTATGGAGGCGATGCAAGGTGTACTAGGCGTGAAGGCTTACGTTCCAGAATCCGTTAAGCTTATAGACTTTAAAAAGAGATGGAGAAAGAGGTTTCACACAGAGAATCCGGAGATGAACAGAACAGAACTCAATGTCCTTGGGCTGTGGGCTTATGACAGCATCGCAGTTTTGGCAGAGGCAATTGAACGAGCTGGTGTGACATCCCCGCAGTTCAATAGATCGGTTGATAGTGGAAATTTGACGGATTTGGATTCAATAGGAACATCATTGGCTGGACCATCACTTGTTGGTTGGATCAGAAACCACACGTCCAAAGGGCTGAGTGGTGATTTTAACATAAGTAACGGTGAACTGCAACCGTCTGCATTTGAGATAGTTAATGTGAATGGCAAGAAAGAAATCCCAGTTGGATTCTGGACCGAACACTGTGGAATCTCAAGGGAGCTTAAGCCAGATGATCATCAAGATAATTGCTCGACCGGAAACACAAATCTCGACCCCATTGTGTGGCCAGGGAAAGAAACTAAAGTGCCTAAAGGGTGGGAAATTGCTGTGAGTGGGGAAAAGTTTAGAGTTGGAATTCCAGCAAAAACTAGTTTCAGGGAATTCAGTGTAGTTGAAAAGAATGAAGAAACAGGTGTCGTTGAAGCAAAGGGTTTCTGCATTGATGTTTTCGAAGCGGTATGGGAAAAAATCCCGTATCATGTCCCAGTTGAGTATGTTCCATACGATACCACAGATGGAGGTTATAATGAACTATCTCAGAAAATGGACGAAGAG AGACGACAACAGGGTCTTGATGCATTGGTGGGAGATCTAACGGTCACAGCTAGCAGATCCGAGCATGTAGATTTCACAGTTCCTTACACAGAATCTGGAGTTGCCATCCTTGTCCCAATCAGGGCTAACGAGGGGAAGAATGCTTGGATATTTATGAAACCTCTAACAACCGGCCTTTGGCTAACCATTGGCACGTTCTTTGTCTACACTGGATTTGTCGTTTGGGTTCTTGAGCATCGCGTAAATAAAGCATTCCAGGGTCCACCTAACCAGCAAGTTGGCATGATATTTTGGTTCTCATTCTCAACGCTTGTTTTTGCACACA GGGAGAAAGTGACGAGCAACTTGACAAGATTTGTGGTGATCATATGGGTGTTCGTGGTGCTGGTTTTGACGTCAAGTTACACTGCAAACTTGTCGTCCATGCTAACAGTATATCAACTGCAGCCTAAAATTAACGACGTGAATGACCTGGTAAAGAATGGAGAGTTTGTTGGATATCAATTGGGCTCCTTTGTTAGAGGATTCTTGACAAACAATGGCATTCTTCCGTCCTCAAGCCTGAAAAGCTACAGCACCGTGGATCAATTCCACGAAGCTCTCTCCAAAGGCAGCAGAAATGGAGGAGTAGGCGCGGTTATTGATGAACTCCCTTACATCAGGCTTCTCCTTTCAAAGCACTGCGACAAGTATACCATAATCGGTCCGATATATCCAACTTCTGGCCTTGGTTTC GCATTTCCAAAGGGTTCGCCACTGGTTTTTGATGTTTCACGCGAGATCTTGAGGCTGAAAGAGGATAAGGATTTAATGATGAGGATTACTAAGAAATGGCTAGGAGATGAAAAAGAATGCCCCAACGCCGATGGAGCTCTGAGCACCTCGCAGAGGCTCAATCTAGACAGTTTTAAGGGGCTCTTCGTCATTGCTGGGGTGTCATCAACGCTAGCTCTGGCTATATTCTTGTCCCATTTCTTGTATGAGAATCGGTATGTATTGGAATCTACTGTTTCAAGGAAGGAAAAGCTTCTCGGGCTTGCTAGGATTTTTTCGAGGGAGAAAGATGAATTGTTGTCACCAAAGGAAACACGATGTCCTGACTGTGGAGTCGAACAGCAGCAAGTCCAGCCATGA
- the LOC125204307 gene encoding glutamate receptor 2.8-like isoform X2 yields MLLFMCFCIGPSTGFNATAAKANVGVVLDLDTTLGKICKTCISMAIEDFYSNRDYNTMIEPHFRDSRSDLVTAASAAIDLLKNAEVMAIIGPQKSFQAEFVIDIGDKVEVPIISPATSPSVSPKDSSYFIRSAWCSSSQVRAIAAIVKKFGWREVVFVYEDTNYGSGLVPYLTVDLLKSNAVVSHQSVIPANATEDRIRQELFKLMKMRTRVFVVHMLPGLASRFFNVAKEAGMMDKGYAWLIADVLTSLLDSMDPQTMEAMQGVLGVKAYVPESVKLIDFKKRWRKRFHTENPEMNRTELNVLGLWAYDSIAVLAEAIERAGVTSPQFNRSVDSGNLTDLDSIGTSLAGPSLVGWIRNHTSKGLSGDFNISNGELQPSAFEIVNVNGKKEIPVGFWTEHCGISRELKPDDHQDNCSTGNTNLDPIVWPGKETKVPKGWEIAVSGEKFRVGIPAKTSFREFSVVEKNEETGVVEAKGFCIDVFEAVWEKIPYHVPVEYVPYDTTDGGYNELSQKMDEEGLDALVGDLTVTASRSEHVDFTVPYTESGVAILVPIRANEGKNAWIFMKPLTTGLWLTIGTFFVYTGFVVWVLEHRVNKAFQGPPNQQVGMIFWFSFSTLVFAHREKVTSNLTRFVVIIWVFVVLVLTSSYTANLSSMLTVYQLQPKINDVNDLVKNGEFVGYQLGSFVRGFLTNNGILPSSSLKSYSTVDQFHEALSKGSRNGGVGAVIDELPYIRLLLSKHCDKYTIIGPIYPTSGLGFAFPKGSPLVFDVSREILRLKEDKDLMMRITKKWLGDEKECPNADGALSTSQRLNLDSFKGLFVIAGVSSTLALAIFLSHFLYENRYVLESTVSRKEKLLGLARIFSREKDELLSPKETRCPDCGVEQQQVQP; encoded by the exons ATGCTTCTGTTTATGTGCTTTTGCATTGGCCCTTCGACCGGTTTCAATGCAACGGCTGCAAAGGCTAATGTAGGAGTGGTTCTTGATCTTGACACTACTCTTGGAAAGATATGCAAGACTTGCATCTCTATGGCGATTGAAGATTTCTACTCCAACCGCGATTACAACACCATGATCGAGCCTCATTTCAGAGACTCGAGGAGTGATCTTGTCACTGCAGCTTCTGCAG CTATAGATTTGTTAAAGAATGCTGAAGTGATGGCGATTATCGGGCCTCAAAAATCCTTTCAAGCAGAGTTCGTGATAGATATTGGTGACAAGGTGGAAGTTCCAATAATATCTCCAGCAACGAGCCCGTCCGTATCGCCTAAAGACTCATCATACTTCATAAGATCAGCATGGTGTTCCTCTTCTCAGGTCAGAGCAATTGCAGCAATTGTGAAGAAATTCGGTTGGAGGGAGGTTGTTTTTGTGTACGAGGACACCAACTATGGAAGCGGATTAGTGCCGTATTTGACTGTTGATCTGCTAAAGAGCAATGCTGTGGTCTCACACCAAAGTGTTATTCCTGCTAATGCAACAGAGGATCGAATCCGACAGGAGCTCTTCAAATTGATGAAGATGAGGACGAGAGTGTTCGTGGTTCATATGCTGCCAGGTCTTGCATCCCGTTTCTTCAACGTGGCGAAAGAAGCAGGGATGATGGACAAGGGGTATGCTTGGTTAATAGCTGACGTGCTCACGAGTCTCTTGGATTCTATGGATCCACAGACTATGGAGGCGATGCAAGGTGTACTAGGCGTGAAGGCTTACGTTCCAGAATCCGTTAAGCTTATAGACTTTAAAAAGAGATGGAGAAAGAGGTTTCACACAGAGAATCCGGAGATGAACAGAACAGAACTCAATGTCCTTGGGCTGTGGGCTTATGACAGCATCGCAGTTTTGGCAGAGGCAATTGAACGAGCTGGTGTGACATCCCCGCAGTTCAATAGATCGGTTGATAGTGGAAATTTGACGGATTTGGATTCAATAGGAACATCATTGGCTGGACCATCACTTGTTGGTTGGATCAGAAACCACACGTCCAAAGGGCTGAGTGGTGATTTTAACATAAGTAACGGTGAACTGCAACCGTCTGCATTTGAGATAGTTAATGTGAATGGCAAGAAAGAAATCCCAGTTGGATTCTGGACCGAACACTGTGGAATCTCAAGGGAGCTTAAGCCAGATGATCATCAAGATAATTGCTCGACCGGAAACACAAATCTCGACCCCATTGTGTGGCCAGGGAAAGAAACTAAAGTGCCTAAAGGGTGGGAAATTGCTGTGAGTGGGGAAAAGTTTAGAGTTGGAATTCCAGCAAAAACTAGTTTCAGGGAATTCAGTGTAGTTGAAAAGAATGAAGAAACAGGTGTCGTTGAAGCAAAGGGTTTCTGCATTGATGTTTTCGAAGCGGTATGGGAAAAAATCCCGTATCATGTCCCAGTTGAGTATGTTCCATACGATACCACAGATGGAGGTTATAATGAACTATCTCAGAAAATGGACGAAGAG GGTCTTGATGCATTGGTGGGAGATCTAACGGTCACAGCTAGCAGATCCGAGCATGTAGATTTCACAGTTCCTTACACAGAATCTGGAGTTGCCATCCTTGTCCCAATCAGGGCTAACGAGGGGAAGAATGCTTGGATATTTATGAAACCTCTAACAACCGGCCTTTGGCTAACCATTGGCACGTTCTTTGTCTACACTGGATTTGTCGTTTGGGTTCTTGAGCATCGCGTAAATAAAGCATTCCAGGGTCCACCTAACCAGCAAGTTGGCATGATATTTTGGTTCTCATTCTCAACGCTTGTTTTTGCACACA GGGAGAAAGTGACGAGCAACTTGACAAGATTTGTGGTGATCATATGGGTGTTCGTGGTGCTGGTTTTGACGTCAAGTTACACTGCAAACTTGTCGTCCATGCTAACAGTATATCAACTGCAGCCTAAAATTAACGACGTGAATGACCTGGTAAAGAATGGAGAGTTTGTTGGATATCAATTGGGCTCCTTTGTTAGAGGATTCTTGACAAACAATGGCATTCTTCCGTCCTCAAGCCTGAAAAGCTACAGCACCGTGGATCAATTCCACGAAGCTCTCTCCAAAGGCAGCAGAAATGGAGGAGTAGGCGCGGTTATTGATGAACTCCCTTACATCAGGCTTCTCCTTTCAAAGCACTGCGACAAGTATACCATAATCGGTCCGATATATCCAACTTCTGGCCTTGGTTTC GCATTTCCAAAGGGTTCGCCACTGGTTTTTGATGTTTCACGCGAGATCTTGAGGCTGAAAGAGGATAAGGATTTAATGATGAGGATTACTAAGAAATGGCTAGGAGATGAAAAAGAATGCCCCAACGCCGATGGAGCTCTGAGCACCTCGCAGAGGCTCAATCTAGACAGTTTTAAGGGGCTCTTCGTCATTGCTGGGGTGTCATCAACGCTAGCTCTGGCTATATTCTTGTCCCATTTCTTGTATGAGAATCGGTATGTATTGGAATCTACTGTTTCAAGGAAGGAAAAGCTTCTCGGGCTTGCTAGGATTTTTTCGAGGGAGAAAGATGAATTGTTGTCACCAAAGGAAACACGATGTCCTGACTGTGGAGTCGAACAGCAGCAAGTCCAGCCATGA
- the LOC125207034 gene encoding glutamate receptor 2.7-like, with protein sequence MQTPQLFWLHMLLFMCHCIDPLSGFNATAAKANVGIILDFDGTVGKICKTCISMAIEDFYSNRDYNTMIEPHFRDSRSDVVTAASAAIDLLKNNQVVAIIGPQRSIQADFVIDIGDKVEVPIISTATSPSVSLKESSYFIRSAWCSSSQVKPIAAIVKKFGWREQSVISSDATEDEIRQELGKLMKMRTRVFVVHMLPGLASRFFKMAKEAGMMGNGVINESTASRKEKLLGLARIFTREKDESLSSKETQSPDRGVGVSAAASPAMSIPCDQDQGMFSQDEGFSTTPQLFWLHMLLFMCHCIDPLSGFNATAAKANVGIILDFDGTVGKICKTCISMAIEDFYSNRDYNTMIEPHFRDSRSDVVTAASAAIDLLKNNQVVAIIGPQRSIQAEFVIDIGDKVEVPIISTATSPSVSLKESSYFIRSAWCSSSQVKPIAAIVKKFGWREVVFVYEDSTYGSGLVPYLTVDLLKSNAVVSQQSVISSDATEDRIRQELGKLMKMRTRVFVVHMLPGLASRFFKVAKEAGMMGKGYAWIIADVLTSLLDSMDPQTMEAMQGVIGVKAYVPKSVKLINFEKRWRKRFHMENPEMDRTELNIFGLWSYDSITVLAEAIERAGVTSPQFNRSVDGANLTDLGAIGTSLAGPPLVGWIRNHTSRGLSGVFNISNGQLQPSAFRIVNVNGGKEISVGFWSQKCGISRELRPYDSRDNCSAEKENLDPIVWPGRENKVPKGWEVSVNGKKFRVGVPAKIGFNEFLKVEKNEETGVIQAKGFSIDVFEKVWENIPYSVPIEYVLLGREYGGYGEIMQKLDEKDLDAFVGDITVTASRSKYIDFTFPYSESGVGIVVPIKPNGRKNAWIFMKPLTTGLWLTVGGFFVYTGFVVWVLEHRVNKAFRGPPNQQVGMIFWFSFSTLVFAQREKVRSNLTRFVVIVWVFVVLVLTSSYTANLTSMLTVDQLQPKINETE encoded by the exons ATGCAGACTCCTCAATTGTTTTGGTTGCATATGCTTTTGTTTATGTGCCATTGCATTGACCCTTTGAGTGGTTTCAATGCAACTGCTGCAAAGGCTAATGTGGGAATCATTCTTGATTTCGACGGAACTGTGGGGAAGATATGCAAGACTTGCATCTCTATGGCAATCGAAGATTTCTACTCCAACCGCGATTACAACACCATGATCGAGCCTCATTTCAGAGACTCGAGGAGTGATGTTGTTACTGCAGCTTCTGCAG CTATAGATTTGTTGAAGAATAATCAAGTGGTAGCGATAATCGGGCCACAAAGATCCATTCAAGCAGACTTCGTGATAGATATTGGTGACAAGGTGGAAGTTCCAATAATATCTACAGCAACGAGCCCGTCTGTATCGCTCAAAGAATCATCATACTTCATCAGATCAGCATGGTGTTCCTCTTCTCAGGTCAAACCAATTGCAGCAATTGTGAAGAAATTCGGATGGAGGGAG CAAAGTGTTATTTCCTCTGATGCAACGGAGGATGAAATCCGACAGGAGCTTGGCAAGTTGATGAAGATGAGGACGAGGGTGTTCGTGGTTCATATGCTGCCAGGCCTTGCATCCCGTTTCTTCAAGATGGCGAAAGAAGCAGGAATGATGGGCAATGGTGTCATCAACG AATCTACTGCTTCAAGGAAGGAAAAGCTTCTCGGGCTTGCTAGAATTTTTACGAGGGAGAAAGATGAGTCGTTGTCATCCAAGGAAACGCAAAGTCCTGATCGTGGAGTCGGAGTTTCAGCAGCAGCAAGTCCAGCCATGAGCATTCCATGTGATCAAGATCAAGGGATGTTTTCACAAGATGAAGGATTCTCAACA ACTCCTCAATTGTTTTGGTTGCATATGCTTTTGTTTATGTGCCATTGCATTGACCCTTTGAGTGGTTTCAATGCAACTGCTGCAAAGGCTAATGTGGGAATCATTCTTGATTTCGACGGAACTGTGGGGAAGATATGCAAGACTTGCATCTCTATGGCAATCGAAGATTTCTACTCCAACCGCGATTACAACACCATGATCGAGCCTCATTTCAGAGACTCGAGGAGTGATGTTGTTACTGCAGCTTCTGCAG CTATAGATTTGTTGAAGAATAATCAAGTGGTAGCGATAATCGGGCCACAAAGATCCATTCAAGCTGAGTTCGTGATAGATATTGGTGACAAGGTGGAAGTTCCAATAATATCTACAGCAACGAGCCCGTCTGTATCGCTCAAAGAATCATCATACTTCATCAGATCAGCATGGTGTTCCTCTTCTCAGGTCAAACCAATTGCAGCAATTGTGAAGAAATTCGGATGGAGGGAGGTTGTTTTTGTGTACGAGGATTCAACCTATGGAAGCGGATTAGTGCCGTATTTGACTGTGGATCTGCTAAAGAGCAATGCTGTTGTCTCACAGCAAAGTGTTATTTCCTCTGATGCCACAGAGGATCGAATCCGACAGGAGCTTGGCAAGTTGATGAAGATGAGGACGAGGGTGTTCGTGGTTCATATGCTGCCAGGCCTTGCATCCCGTTTCTTCAAGGTGGCGAAAGAAGCAGGGATGATGGGCAAGGGGTATGCTTGGATAATAGCTGACGTGCTAACGAGTCTCTTGGATTCTATGGATCCACAGACTATGGAGGCGATGCAAGGTGTAATAGGTGTCAAAGCTTACGTTCCAAAATCCGTTAAGCTTATTAACTTTGAAAAGAGATGGAGAAAGAGGTTTCATATGGAGAATCCAGAGATGGACAGAACAGAACTCAATATTTTTGGTCTGTGGTCTTATGACAGCATCACAGTTTTGGCAGAGGCAATCGAACGAGCTGGTGTGACATCCCCGCAGTTCAATAGATCGGTTGATGGAGCAAATTTGACAGATTTGGGAGCAATAGGAACATCATTGGCTGGACCACCACTTGTTGGTTGGATCAGAAACCACACGTCCAGAGGGCTGAGTGGTGTTTTCAACATAAGTAACGGCCAACTTCAGCCATCTGCATTTAGGATAGTTAATGTGAATGGCGGGAAAGAAATCTCAGTTGGATTTTGGAGTCAAAAGTGTGGTATCTCAAGGGAACTTAGGCCATATGATTCTCGAGATAATTGCTCAGCCGAAAAGGAAAATCTTGACCCCATTGTATGGCCGgggagagaaaataaagtgcCTAAGGGGTGGGAAGTGTCTGTGAATGGCAAAAAGTTTAGAGTTGGAGTTCCAGCAAAAATTGGTTTCAATGAATTCCTTAAAGTTGAAAAGAATGAAGAAACAGGTGTTATTCAAGCAAAGGGTTTTTCCATTGATGTTTTTGAGAAGGTGTGGGAAAATATTCCGTATAGTGTCCCTATTGAATATGTTCTATTGGGTAGAGAATATGGAGGTTATGGTGAAATTATGCAGAAGTTAGACGAAAAG GATCTTGATGCATTCGTGGGAGACATAACGGTCACAGCTAGCAGATCTAAGTACATAGATTTTACGTTCCCTTACTCAGAATCGGGAGTTGGCATTGTTGTTCCAATCAAGCCTAACGGGAGGAAGAATGCTTGGATATTTATGAAACCTCTAACAACCGGCCTTTGGCTAACCGTTGGAGGGTTCTTTGTCTACACTGGATTTGTCGTTTGGGTTCTTGAGCATCGCGTAAATAAAGCATTCCGGGGTCCACCTAACCAGCAAGTTGGGATGATATTCTGGTTCTCATTCTCAACGCTTGTTTTTGCACAAA GGGAGAAAGTGAGGAGCAACTTGACAAGATTTGTGGTGATCGTATGGGTGTTCGTGGTGCTGGTTTTGACGTCAAGTTACACTGCAAACTTGACGTCCATGCTAACCGTAGATCAACTGCAGCCTAAAATCAACGAGACTGAATGA